One region of Anaeromyxobacter paludicola genomic DNA includes:
- a CDS encoding glycoside hydrolase 5 family protein → MVEAVMLWNEPNNLSHWDRDLDPDWARFARMARLAGEAVRAEAPALTRVLGGISPIDPAFFQLLARHGALGAVDAVAVHGFPLDWNHWQLDEWPARLEEARRAVALPVWISEVGVSTFGAEEVQEFGLRRTAELLAGKAPRVHWYSLFDLPRAWPATTRHREAEGSSYYRHFYMGLVREDGRPKRALRLFPEYAPALGICQWFHFEDPRLDAGVRWLQELGVRKLRTGLSWADSFRPGAEAWFDRQMKALEPFDVTVTFCFTPEHLGLRPHHTSPPVEPERFAEFCARMTRRYA, encoded by the coding sequence ATGGTCGAAGCGGTGATGCTCTGGAACGAGCCGAACAACCTGTCGCACTGGGACCGCGACCTCGATCCCGACTGGGCGCGCTTCGCCCGGATGGCCCGGCTCGCCGGCGAGGCGGTCCGGGCGGAGGCGCCGGCGCTCACCCGCGTGCTCGGCGGCATCTCGCCCATCGACCCGGCGTTCTTCCAGCTCCTCGCCCGCCACGGCGCGCTCGGCGCGGTGGACGCGGTGGCGGTCCACGGCTTCCCGCTCGACTGGAACCACTGGCAGCTCGACGAGTGGCCGGCGCGGCTCGAGGAGGCCCGGCGGGCGGTGGCGTTGCCGGTCTGGATCTCCGAGGTCGGCGTCTCCACCTTCGGCGCCGAGGAGGTGCAGGAGTTCGGCCTCCGGCGCACCGCCGAGCTGCTCGCGGGGAAGGCGCCGCGCGTCCACTGGTACAGCCTCTTCGACCTGCCGCGCGCCTGGCCCGCCACCACCCGCCACCGGGAGGCGGAGGGCTCCTCGTACTACCGCCACTTCTACATGGGGCTCGTCCGCGAGGACGGGCGGCCGAAGCGCGCGCTCCGGCTCTTCCCGGAGTACGCCCCGGCGCTCGGCATCTGCCAGTGGTTCCACTTCGAGGACCCGCGGCTCGACGCCGGCGTGCGCTGGCTCCAGGAGCTCGGGGTGCGCAAGCTCCGGACCGGGCTCTCCTGGGCCGACAGCTTCCGCCCCGGCGCGGAGGCCTGGTTCGACCGGCAGATGAAGGCGCTCGAGCCGTTCGACGTCACGGTCACCTTCTGCTTCACGCCCGAGCACCTCGGGCTCCGGCCGCACCACACGAGCCCGCCGGTCGAGCCGGAGCGCTTCGC